One genomic window of Mucilaginibacter sp. SJ includes the following:
- a CDS encoding MGH1-like glycoside hydrolase domain-containing protein, protein MMKRAFLTGLLFCVACNAFAQQKRVLGFDKLKTYVNGFNKTDTETVKNYITNDHAYEWLAKNVPLFECPDSAIQKIYYYRWWTFRKHLKQTPDGFIFTEFITPVSFTGVYNSSSSALGHQIYEGRWLHDPQYINQYINFWLYVDPKQKKPHLHAFSSWIDDAVYNYYLVNLNRKFVEQALPLLNTDYHVWEKEKQLPSKLFWQFDVRDAMEESISGGRKVKNIRPTINSYMYGNAVALSKMAALTGNDSLKTKYTQKAIDLKKLVQDSLWNDSASFFEVRKPDGHFANAREELGFIPWYFNLPDDEPAYAKQWDQLTDTKGFSAPWGITTAERRHPLFRTHGTGHGCEWDGAVWPFATTQTLKGLANLLTAYQNKGAMTPGIFYNELHKYALSHIKRGLPYLGEYQDEKTGYWLKGDNPRSSYYNHSGFCDLVISNLVGLKPREDNMLEIFPLIPQNQWKWFALDNVLYHGHTISVVWDKTGTKYHKGKGFIIYADGKAISRSTQLKHVLVKLPG, encoded by the coding sequence ATGATGAAAAGGGCGTTTTTGACCGGCTTGCTTTTTTGTGTTGCATGCAATGCTTTCGCGCAGCAAAAGCGTGTATTGGGTTTTGACAAGCTGAAAACGTATGTAAACGGTTTTAATAAAACCGATACCGAAACGGTAAAAAACTACATCACCAATGATCACGCTTACGAATGGCTTGCCAAAAATGTGCCCTTGTTTGAGTGCCCGGATTCGGCCATTCAAAAGATCTATTACTACCGCTGGTGGACATTCAGGAAACACCTGAAACAAACACCCGATGGCTTCATTTTTACTGAATTTATAACGCCGGTTAGCTTTACCGGCGTTTACAACAGTTCGAGCAGTGCCCTTGGCCACCAAATTTATGAGGGGCGCTGGCTGCACGATCCGCAGTACATCAATCAGTATATCAACTTTTGGCTGTATGTTGATCCTAAGCAAAAGAAGCCCCATCTGCATGCGTTCAGCAGTTGGATAGATGACGCGGTTTACAATTATTACCTCGTAAACCTTAATAGAAAATTTGTTGAACAAGCCTTGCCTTTGCTTAATACTGATTATCATGTTTGGGAAAAGGAAAAGCAGCTGCCTTCCAAATTGTTCTGGCAGTTCGACGTGCGCGACGCGATGGAGGAAAGTATCAGCGGGGGGCGCAAAGTCAAAAACATCCGGCCTACTATTAACAGCTACATGTATGGCAATGCTGTGGCGCTATCAAAAATGGCGGCCCTAACCGGCAATGATTCACTAAAAACAAAATACACACAAAAAGCTATCGACCTAAAAAAACTGGTGCAGGATAGTTTGTGGAACGACAGCGCATCTTTTTTTGAAGTGCGCAAACCCGACGGGCATTTTGCAAATGCCCGCGAGGAGTTAGGTTTTATTCCCTGGTACTTTAACCTGCCCGATGATGAACCAGCTTATGCCAAACAGTGGGATCAGCTAACCGATACTAAAGGTTTCAGTGCACCCTGGGGCATCACCACTGCCGAACGCAGGCACCCATTGTTCCGTACCCATGGTACCGGTCACGGTTGTGAGTGGGATGGTGCGGTATGGCCTTTCGCGACCACGCAAACATTAAAAGGCCTGGCTAACCTGCTTACGGCTTATCAAAATAAAGGCGCTATGACACCCGGTATTTTTTATAATGAACTGCATAAATATGCTCTTTCGCACATCAAACGCGGACTGCCTTATTTGGGTGAGTACCAGGATGAAAAAACAGGTTACTGGCTTAAAGGGGATAACCCAAGAAGCAGCTATTACAACCACTCCGGTTTTTGCGATTTGGTCATCAGCAATCTCGTTGGCCTGAAACCTCGTGAAGACAATATGCTGGAAATTTTCCCGCTTATCCCCCAAAACCAATGGAAATGGTTTGCGCTGGATAATGTGCTTTATCACGGGCATACTATCAGCGTAGTTTGGGATAAAACCGGTACTAAATATCACAAAGGCAAAGGTTTTATCATTTATGCCGATGGTAAGGCAATATCCCGGAGTACGCAACTGAAACATGTACTGGTGAAACTCCCGGGTTAA
- a CDS encoding glycoside hydrolase family 95 protein has product MNSRKSFFIAILMFGVVQAFAQQPLKLWYKQPAQKWTDALPIGNGRIGGMIYGGVAEEHIQYNEQTLWTGGPRDYNRKGAVKYLEPIRKLLAEGKQAEAEAMAQQHFMGTKSNEATYAVDSAKWFKMVNSYHLPQDELFHDDNLKAINLPTEQGWETTPGFEGVDGAVWFIKHFNIPAGWKGKNLVISLGRIRDIDRTWLNGDYLGTTSGNGYRKYIIPASKLFVGDNKLAIQVINFYDKGGFTSNAKTLSVYPEGSESDAISLAGQWKYFIQDDNPPAYPHYNADYQPFADLYLQFPKQAVTDYKRDLDLTNATAHVSYKAGGVTYTREYFSSAPDQVMTVHLTADKPGKITLKALLSSLHKNYVIRKIDDHTLALSLKIKGGVLRGLSYLHVEATGGRVLIDSKNISVTGTNEATFYLTAATNFKNYHDVSGNPEATCKTQIAAISHKSYAAIKAAHVKDYQKYFNTFSVDLGRSENADLPTDERILKFGHEPDPSFVSLYMQYGRYLLISSSRPGGGPANLQGLWNNLLTPPWGSKFTTNINLQMNYWPAEVLNLSACSQPFFSIVDDLAKTGHETAVEHYGAPGWVLHHNTDLWLGTAPVNASNHGIWVSGAAWLCHQLWEHYLYTGDKDFLQKRAYPEMKGAAEFFVHSLVKDPKSGYLISTPSNSPEHGGLVAGPTMDHQIIRDLFKNCIEAAKALNTDKAFADTLKLKYRQIAPNKIGRYGQLQEWLEDKDDTTDTHRHVSHMWGVYPGKEISLKTPELLKAAEQSMKYRGDEGTGWSIAWKVNIWARMHEGDHAYLMLTKLLSPADVTSGKEKGGVYHNLFDAHPPFQIDGNFGGAAGLAEMLLQSQGDVIELLPALPTALPQGSIKGICARGGFVLDFEWQNGRLKNLQVLSKLGKTCRLNYGGKAVDVETQKGKSYRFDADLKQL; this is encoded by the coding sequence ATGAATAGCAGGAAGAGTTTTTTTATCGCAATTTTGATGTTTGGGGTTGTACAGGCTTTTGCCCAGCAACCCTTGAAACTTTGGTATAAACAGCCCGCCCAAAAATGGACGGATGCCTTACCCATTGGCAATGGCCGGATAGGGGGAATGATTTACGGTGGCGTTGCCGAAGAACATATCCAATACAACGAACAAACGCTATGGACAGGCGGCCCGCGCGACTATAACCGCAAAGGTGCTGTGAAATATCTGGAGCCTATCCGCAAGCTCCTTGCCGAAGGTAAGCAAGCCGAAGCAGAGGCCATGGCCCAACAGCATTTTATGGGCACGAAAAGCAATGAAGCTACTTATGCGGTTGATTCGGCAAAATGGTTTAAAATGGTGAACTCATACCATTTACCTCAAGACGAGTTATTTCATGACGACAATCTCAAAGCCATCAATTTGCCGACTGAGCAAGGTTGGGAAACAACGCCCGGTTTTGAAGGAGTAGATGGTGCAGTTTGGTTCATTAAGCATTTTAATATTCCTGCCGGTTGGAAGGGGAAAAACTTAGTGATTAGCTTAGGAAGGATACGTGATATTGACCGGACCTGGCTCAATGGAGATTACCTCGGTACTACCTCAGGTAATGGCTATAGAAAATACATTATCCCTGCTAGTAAATTATTTGTTGGCGATAATAAACTTGCCATACAGGTAATCAATTTTTACGATAAAGGTGGATTTACAAGCAACGCTAAAACTTTATCGGTTTATCCCGAAGGAAGTGAAAGCGATGCGATTAGTCTTGCCGGTCAATGGAAATATTTTATCCAGGATGATAACCCACCGGCATATCCTCATTACAATGCCGATTACCAACCCTTTGCTGATCTGTACCTGCAATTTCCAAAACAGGCAGTTACAGACTATAAACGCGACCTTGATCTTACCAATGCCACTGCCCATGTGAGCTATAAAGCCGGTGGTGTTACTTACACCCGCGAATATTTCAGCAGTGCGCCTGACCAGGTGATGACAGTGCATTTAACTGCCGATAAACCGGGTAAAATTACACTGAAGGCTTTATTGAGCAGTCTGCATAAAAACTATGTTATCCGCAAAATTGATGATCATACACTCGCGCTTTCGTTAAAAATAAAAGGAGGCGTTTTGCGTGGCCTGAGCTATCTGCATGTGGAGGCTACAGGCGGCAGGGTTCTGATCGATTCAAAAAATATATCAGTTACCGGAACTAATGAAGCTACGTTTTATCTCACAGCGGCAACCAATTTTAAAAACTATCATGATGTCTCGGGCAATCCCGAGGCTACCTGTAAGACTCAGATTGCGGCTATATCACATAAAAGCTATGCCGCCATTAAAGCTGCTCATGTAAAAGACTATCAAAAGTATTTCAATACGTTTTCTGTTGATCTGGGTCGGAGCGAAAATGCTGATCTGCCTACAGATGAGCGGATCCTGAAGTTTGGCCATGAGCCTGATCCTTCGTTTGTCAGTTTGTACATGCAGTATGGCAGGTATTTGCTGATCTCATCATCTCGTCCGGGCGGTGGTCCGGCGAATTTGCAGGGTTTGTGGAATAACCTGCTTACACCGCCATGGGGTAGTAAGTTCACTACCAATATCAACCTCCAAATGAATTACTGGCCTGCCGAGGTACTTAACTTATCGGCCTGCAGCCAGCCGTTTTTTAGTATCGTTGATGATCTCGCCAAAACCGGGCATGAAACGGCGGTTGAACACTATGGTGCACCGGGCTGGGTATTGCATCATAATACGGATTTATGGCTCGGCACTGCACCTGTTAACGCATCCAATCATGGTATCTGGGTGAGCGGAGCTGCCTGGCTTTGCCATCAGTTATGGGAGCATTATTTATACACAGGTGATAAGGATTTTCTGCAAAAGCGGGCTTATCCCGAAATGAAGGGTGCAGCCGAATTCTTTGTGCATTCTTTGGTAAAAGACCCTAAGTCAGGCTATCTCATCAGCACACCATCTAACTCTCCGGAGCATGGTGGTTTAGTTGCAGGGCCAACAATGGATCACCAGATCATCCGCGACCTGTTTAAAAACTGTATCGAAGCAGCTAAAGCGCTGAACACGGATAAAGCTTTTGCCGATACACTCAAACTCAAATATAGGCAGATAGCACCCAATAAAATCGGCAGGTACGGCCAGCTGCAGGAGTGGCTGGAAGATAAGGACGATACTACGGATACCCACCGCCATGTTTCGCACATGTGGGGCGTTTATCCCGGCAAGGAGATCTCGCTCAAAACTCCCGAACTGTTAAAAGCAGCCGAACAATCTATGAAATACCGTGGCGATGAAGGCACTGGCTGGAGTATCGCCTGGAAAGTAAACATCTGGGCGCGGATGCACGAGGGAGATCACGCTTATTTGATGTTAACTAAACTACTGTCGCCCGCGGATGTAACCTCGGGTAAGGAGAAAGGCGGCGTTTACCATAACCTGTTCGATGCGCATCCGCCGTTTCAAATCGATGGCAATTTTGGCGGCGCAGCAGGTTTAGCCGAAATGCTTTTACAAAGTCAGGGTGATGTTATTGAATTGCTTCCAGCTTTGCCAACTGCATTACCGCAAGGTAGCATCAAAGGTATTTGCGCGAGGGGCGGCTTTGTGCTGGATTTTGAATGGCAAAACGGGCGCTTGAAAAACCTGCAGGTACTTTCAAAATTAGGTAAAACCTGTCGCTTAAATTATGGCGGAAAAGCAGTTGATGTCGAAACTCAAAAAGGTAAAAGCTATCGCTTTGATGCCGATCTGAAACAATTGTAA
- a CDS encoding alpha-d-galacturonidase, translating into MKLFNRCLLLLLILISCFHSSLQAQVQSKKVTIVSLPKHHSRISYGVQKLTMVLKSAGYSVAEQSYKGALPSGNTIIIGLLTDVSIKKLVGAKNSQPGKEGFIISGLGLKNKLLIAGADNSGALYGCLELAGRIDLNKKLPVNINLHDQPEMVLRGTCIGVQKPALLPGRGTYEYPYTPQNFPWFYDKALWIRYLDSLAENRMNSLYLWNGHPFASLVRVKEYPYAVEVDDATFKKNEEIYSFLADEADKRGIWLIQGFYNIIVSKPFAEKNNLKTQDRNRHIVPIIADYTRKSIAAFVEKYPHVGLLITLGEAMEGAGQDDIDWFTQTIIPGVKDGLKALGRTDEPPIVLRAHDTDAPTVMKYAKPLYHNLYTMAKYNGEALTTYEPHGPWADLHRTLSNIGTVQIENVHILANLEPFRYGSADFIQKCVQAMHQIYGANALHLYPQASYWDWPYTADKTDGKRLLQLDRDWIWYKAWARYAWNSNRDRAGEINYWSKQIADKYGCDQAHGEAILKAYEQSGNISPELLRRFGITDGNRQTMTLGMLMSQLVNPEKYGLFSLLYNSEGPVGEMMSEYAEKEWKHQSHIGETPVKVIDSVIVQGKKAVEAINQVSAKISKDKVEFARLKNDMYCYNAMANNYAHKAKAALWVLRYKYSDNVADLEKALPELQTSLDYYKQLVKLTENTYLYANSMQTKQRKIPVGGNDAKMKTWAELLPVYQKELDNFKRNIDSLKSPQTQQKQKEVTVLQDAPLKFENSGSGSYQVNSGEAVYVDTTALIKNIAKELAGLKGVKLSKADQQKNGTTISFKNDKPVKVLVGFFNSKLPQYLPEPQLETDASANDYGQADIKIANAIQIDGLPPVNIHTYTFKTGSNTLTLGRGAALVLGIVDADAHVPVYDAGLSNEGNIKDLRWLFN; encoded by the coding sequence ATGAAGCTGTTTAACCGTTGCCTGCTGCTGTTGCTTATATTGATCTCTTGTTTTCATTCATCCTTACAAGCGCAAGTTCAGTCAAAAAAAGTCACTATTGTTAGTTTGCCTAAGCATCATTCAAGGATAAGTTATGGTGTGCAAAAGTTAACGATGGTTTTAAAAAGCGCAGGTTATTCGGTTGCCGAACAATCTTATAAAGGTGCGCTTCCATCCGGCAATACCATAATTATTGGTCTCCTTACCGATGTTTCGATTAAGAAATTGGTGGGTGCTAAAAATAGTCAACCCGGAAAAGAGGGTTTTATTATTAGCGGTCTCGGGCTTAAAAATAAACTCCTGATAGCGGGTGCTGATAATTCAGGTGCGCTTTACGGCTGTCTTGAACTGGCGGGTAGGATCGATCTAAATAAAAAGCTGCCGGTCAATATTAATCTGCATGATCAGCCCGAAATGGTTTTGCGGGGGACTTGCATCGGTGTGCAAAAGCCTGCTTTACTTCCCGGTCGCGGTACTTATGAGTACCCTTACACGCCGCAAAATTTCCCATGGTTTTATGATAAAGCATTATGGATTCGTTACCTGGATTCGTTGGCTGAAAACCGCATGAACTCCTTGTATTTGTGGAACGGGCACCCTTTTGCCTCGCTGGTGAGGGTAAAAGAATACCCTTACGCTGTTGAGGTTGATGACGCTACCTTTAAAAAAAATGAAGAGATTTACAGTTTTTTGGCCGATGAAGCTGATAAGCGCGGCATCTGGCTTATTCAGGGTTTTTATAACATCATCGTATCCAAACCCTTCGCCGAAAAAAATAACCTGAAAACGCAGGACAGGAACCGGCACATTGTACCCATCATTGCCGATTATACCCGTAAATCTATAGCTGCTTTTGTTGAAAAATACCCTCATGTTGGATTGTTGATTACGCTGGGCGAGGCTATGGAAGGTGCGGGTCAGGATGATATCGACTGGTTTACACAAACCATTATTCCGGGCGTAAAAGATGGGTTAAAAGCCCTCGGTCGTACGGATGAACCACCGATCGTACTACGCGCGCATGATACTGATGCGCCTACAGTAATGAAATACGCCAAACCTTTATATCACAACCTGTACACCATGGCCAAATACAATGGTGAAGCGCTTACTACTTATGAACCACATGGTCCCTGGGCAGATCTTCATCGGACTTTGAGTAATATCGGCACCGTACAAATCGAAAACGTGCATATTCTTGCCAACCTGGAGCCATTCCGTTATGGTTCGGCCGATTTTATTCAGAAATGCGTACAGGCTATGCATCAGATTTATGGGGCGAATGCCCTCCACCTGTATCCGCAGGCATCTTATTGGGATTGGCCTTATACAGCAGATAAAACTGATGGCAAACGCCTGCTGCAGTTGGACAGGGATTGGATCTGGTACAAAGCGTGGGCGCGCTATGCCTGGAATAGCAACAGGGACAGGGCCGGCGAAATAAACTATTGGTCAAAACAAATTGCTGATAAGTATGGATGCGACCAGGCGCACGGCGAGGCTATTTTAAAAGCTTATGAACAATCAGGCAATATCTCGCCCGAACTGTTGCGCCGTTTCGGTATTACCGACGGCAACCGCCAAACTATGACTTTGGGGATGCTGATGAGCCAGCTGGTTAATCCTGAAAAGTACGGCCTGTTTTCCTTGCTCTATAACTCCGAAGGTCCGGTTGGTGAAATGATGAGCGAGTACGCCGAAAAGGAATGGAAACACCAATCACATATTGGCGAAACACCGGTTAAAGTTATTGATAGTGTAATAGTGCAGGGGAAAAAAGCGGTTGAGGCTATCAACCAGGTATCTGCGAAAATTAGTAAGGATAAAGTCGAGTTTGCCCGCTTAAAAAATGATATGTATTGTTATAACGCAATGGCCAATAATTACGCTCACAAGGCAAAAGCAGCCTTATGGGTGTTACGTTATAAATACTCGGATAATGTTGCCGATCTGGAAAAGGCTTTACCCGAGCTGCAAACCAGTTTGGATTATTATAAGCAACTGGTGAAACTAACCGAAAATACTTATTTGTATGCCAACAGCATGCAGACTAAGCAACGCAAAATCCCGGTTGGCGGCAATGATGCCAAAATGAAAACCTGGGCCGAGCTTTTGCCGGTTTATCAAAAGGAACTGGACAATTTTAAACGGAATATCGATTCGCTGAAATCACCTCAAACACAGCAAAAGCAAAAGGAGGTTACCGTTTTGCAGGATGCGCCTTTGAAGTTTGAAAATAGTGGCAGTGGCAGTTATCAGGTAAATTCAGGCGAAGCAGTTTATGTCGATACAACCGCTCTGATAAAAAATATCGCAAAAGAATTGGCAGGTTTAAAAGGTGTGAAATTATCCAAAGCAGATCAGCAAAAGAATGGCACAACCATCAGCTTTAAAAATGATAAGCCGGTAAAAGTACTGGTTGGTTTTTTCAATAGCAAATTGCCTCAATACCTGCCCGAACCGCAATTGGAAACAGATGCCAGCGCTAATGATTATGGCCAGGCCGATATTAAGATTGCCAATGCCATTCAAATTGATGGTTTGCCTCCGGTAAATATTCATACCTATACCTTTAAAACCGGTTCAAATACCCTTACCTTAGGTAGAGGTGCCGCGTTGGTATTGGGCATTGTTGATGCGGATGCCCACGTGCCGGTGTACGACGCCGGCCTGAGTAACGAAGGTAATATAAAGGATTTACGCTGGCTTTTTAACTGA
- a CDS encoding UxaA family hydrolase, producing the protein MKQNILKVHPADNVLVALTDLQANEQVTYKGETYTVKELIPAKHKFAVTEIPEGGEIIMYGVLVGKAQSLIPVGGLLSTANVKHAANSFLTGQSHTDWHRPDISKWEGKTFNGYHRGDGNVGTANYWLVVPMVFCENRNIEVLQEALVKPLGYGRKKTYEIKAQELIGKIKAGAEIDEVLYTEIGSDTAQNAGNKVFPNVDGIKFLTHTGGCGGTRQDSTALCGLLAGYITHPNVAGATVLSLGCQNAEVKTLLEEINKRSPEFNKPLYILDQQKTGKEADLMELAIRQTLAGLMQANQYTRKPAPLSKLTIGLECGGSDGFSGISANPAIGYTSDLLVAMGGSVILAEFPELCGVEQNLIDRCLDKTKAERFADLVRTYSQRAQEAGSGFYMNPSPGNIKDGLITDAIKSAGAAKKGGTSPVADVLDYPEKVTQPGLNLLCTPGNDVESTTAEVGSGANIVLFTTGLGTPTGNPIAPVVKIATNTALFNRMSDIIDINTGTIVEGDETIEQAGERILDYVVKVASGEIEVHAVRHGQDDFIPWKRGVSL; encoded by the coding sequence ATGAAACAGAATATATTAAAAGTACACCCTGCCGATAATGTGCTTGTAGCACTTACAGATCTGCAGGCTAATGAGCAGGTTACTTACAAAGGTGAAACTTATACCGTAAAAGAATTGATCCCGGCAAAGCATAAATTCGCTGTTACCGAGATCCCCGAAGGCGGCGAAATTATCATGTATGGCGTACTGGTGGGCAAAGCGCAAAGCCTGATCCCGGTAGGCGGGTTGCTCAGTACCGCTAATGTAAAACATGCGGCAAACAGCTTTTTAACAGGCCAGAGCCACACCGATTGGCACCGGCCTGATATCAGCAAGTGGGAGGGCAAAACATTTAACGGCTATCACCGGGGAGATGGCAACGTGGGCACCGCGAATTACTGGCTGGTTGTACCCATGGTGTTTTGCGAAAACCGTAACATTGAAGTATTGCAGGAGGCCCTGGTAAAACCTTTGGGTTATGGCCGCAAAAAAACATATGAGATCAAAGCGCAGGAGTTGATCGGTAAGATCAAAGCAGGCGCCGAGATAGATGAGGTTTTATACACCGAAATAGGCAGCGACACCGCTCAAAACGCCGGTAATAAAGTTTTCCCGAATGTTGATGGGATTAAATTTTTAACGCATACAGGCGGTTGCGGGGGTACCCGCCAGGATTCAACTGCGCTTTGCGGTTTGCTGGCCGGGTATATTACGCACCCTAACGTTGCAGGGGCAACAGTATTAAGCCTTGGCTGTCAGAATGCCGAAGTAAAAACACTACTGGAGGAGATCAATAAACGCTCGCCGGAGTTTAACAAACCACTTTACATTTTAGATCAGCAGAAAACCGGTAAAGAAGCCGATTTGATGGAATTGGCCATCAGGCAAACGCTTGCAGGCTTAATGCAGGCAAATCAATATACCCGTAAACCGGCTCCTTTAAGTAAACTGACCATCGGTTTGGAGTGTGGCGGATCGGATGGCTTCTCTGGTATTTCGGCAAACCCTGCTATCGGTTACACATCTGATTTGTTAGTGGCGATGGGTGGTTCGGTTATTTTGGCCGAATTCCCCGAACTGTGTGGTGTTGAACAAAACCTGATTGATCGTTGTTTGGATAAAACTAAAGCCGAGCGCTTTGCCGATCTGGTACGTACCTACAGTCAACGGGCCCAAGAGGCCGGTTCTGGTTTTTACATGAACCCATCGCCGGGTAATATTAAAGATGGCCTGATCACTGATGCCATCAAATCTGCCGGGGCAGCCAAAAAAGGCGGCACATCGCCGGTTGCGGATGTGCTGGATTATCCCGAAAAAGTAACACAGCCGGGGCTAAACCTGTTGTGTACCCCGGGTAACGACGTGGAATCGACCACGGCCGAAGTTGGCTCGGGCGCTAATATTGTATTGTTTACTACCGGTTTAGGTACGCCAACCGGCAATCCAATAGCTCCGGTTGTAAAAATCGCCACTAATACTGCATTGTTTAACCGAATGAGCGATATTATTGATATAAATACCGGTACAATTGTAGAAGGTGACGAAACCATTGAACAAGCAGGAGAACGCATCCTGGATTATGTGGTAAAAGTTGCAAGCGGCGAAATTGAAGTTCATGCTGTACGACACGGTCAGGATGATTTTATTCCCTGGAAAAGAGGGGTTTCACTTTAA
- a CDS encoding zinc-binding alcohol dehydrogenase family protein, with protein MKILTCTTPGQLEYGTAEAPQLKPGNTLLKIKRIGICGTDLHAFEGTQPFFSYPRILGHELAAELVEAGDAEGFEKGEAVTFIPYFNCGHCIACRSGKPNCCVNIQVCGVHTDGGMAEYLQVPSHLLVHGEGLSFDELALVEPLAIGAHGVRRADVKPGEFVLVIGAGPIGLGIMEFARIAGAKVIAADVNEQRLNFCSENLKVDYTINVKNEDVNERLKEITNGDMPTVVIDATGNQKAINGAFLYLAHGGRYVLVGLQRDELIVSHPEFHKRESTLMSSRNATREDFEHVIRSMKNGLVNPQTYITHRVTFDEVKDQFESWLNPANGVIKAIVEV; from the coding sequence ATGAAAATACTAACCTGTACAACACCCGGTCAATTGGAATACGGCACTGCCGAAGCTCCGCAATTAAAACCGGGTAATACACTGCTCAAAATAAAACGTATAGGCATTTGCGGTACCGATCTGCATGCCTTTGAAGGTACTCAGCCATTTTTTAGCTATCCACGAATTTTAGGCCACGAACTTGCCGCCGAACTGGTTGAAGCCGGCGATGCCGAAGGTTTTGAAAAAGGTGAAGCCGTTACTTTTATTCCGTATTTCAATTGCGGGCATTGTATCGCTTGTCGCTCGGGCAAACCAAATTGTTGTGTAAATATCCAGGTTTGCGGCGTGCATACCGATGGCGGCATGGCAGAATACCTGCAGGTTCCATCACATTTACTGGTTCATGGAGAGGGATTAAGTTTTGACGAACTGGCCCTGGTTGAGCCTCTTGCTATTGGTGCCCACGGAGTACGACGGGCAGATGTAAAGCCGGGCGAATTTGTACTGGTTATTGGCGCCGGCCCTATAGGTTTGGGTATTATGGAATTTGCCCGCATTGCCGGTGCAAAAGTCATTGCTGCCGATGTGAACGAACAGCGCCTTAATTTTTGCAGCGAAAATTTGAAGGTTGATTATACCATCAACGTGAAAAACGAAGATGTGAATGAGCGCCTGAAAGAGATCACCAATGGCGATATGCCTACCGTGGTGATTGATGCTACCGGCAATCAAAAGGCTATAAACGGCGCGTTTTTGTACCTGGCGCATGGCGGCAGGTATGTGTTGGTTGGTTTACAACGAGACGAACTTATTGTAAGTCACCCCGAGTTTCACAAACGTGAAAGCACGTTGATGAGCAGTCGCAACGCTACCCGCGAGGATTTTGAACACGTGATCCGTTCCATGAAAAATGGTTTGGTAAACCCGCAGACCTATATCACCCACCGGGTAACTTTTGATGAAGTAAAAGATCAGTTTGAAAGCTGGCTTAACCCGGCAAATGGCGTTATAAAAGCTATTGTAGAGGTATAG